From one [Ruminococcus] lactaris ATCC 29176 genomic stretch:
- the rpsG gene encoding 30S ribosomal protein S7 codes for MPRKGHTQKRDVLADPIYNNKVVTKLINNIMLDGKKGVAQKIVYGAFERVEAKAEKPAIEVFEEAMNNMMPVLEVKARRIGGATYQVPIEVRADRRQALALRWLTMYSRQRGEKTQEERLANEILDAANNTGGAVKRKEDMHKMAEANKAFAHYRF; via the coding sequence GTGCCACGTAAAGGACATACTCAGAAGAGAGATGTATTAGCGGATCCAATATACAACAATAAAGTTGTTACCAAACTTATCAACAACATCATGCTGGATGGTAAGAAAGGCGTAGCACAGAAGATTGTATACGGAGCATTTGAAAGAGTAGAAGCTAAGGCTGAGAAGCCGGCTATTGAAGTGTTTGAAGAGGCTATGAACAACATGATGCCAGTTCTTGAAGTTAAAGCAAGACGTATCGGTGGAGCAACATACCAGGTACCGATCGAAGTAAGAGCTGACAGAAGACAGGCACTTGCACTTCGCTGGTTGACTATGTATTCACGTCAGAGAGGCGAGAAGACACAGGAAGAAAGACTGGCAAATGAAATTCTTGATGCAGCTAACAATACAGGTGGAGCTGTAAAGAGAAAAGAAGATATGCACAAGATGGCAGAAGCAAACAAAGCGTTTGCTCACTATCGTTTCTAA
- the rpsL gene encoding 30S ribosomal protein S12 produces the protein MPTFNQLVRKGRQTSEKKSTAPALQKGYNSLKKRATNVSAPQKRGVCTAVKTATPKKPNSALRKIARVRLSNGIEVTSYIPGEGHNLQEHSVVMIRGGRVKDLPGTRYHIIRGTLDTAGVAKRRQARSKYGAKRPKDAKK, from the coding sequence ATGCCAACATTTAACCAGTTAGTTAGAAAAGGACGTCAGACTTCTGAGAAGAAATCTACAGCACCGGCACTTCAGAAAGGATATAACTCACTGAAGAAGCGTGCAACTAATGTATCTGCACCACAGAAGAGAGGTGTGTGTACAGCAGTTAAGACAGCTACACCTAAGAAGCCTAACTCAGCTCTGAGAAAGATCGCCAGAGTTCGTCTGTCAAACGGAATCGAAGTAACAAGCTACATCCCAGGAGAAGGACACAACCTTCAGGAGCATAGCGTAGTTATGATCCGTGGAGGAAGAGTTAAGGACCTGCCAGGTACAAGATACCACATCATCCGTGGAACACTTGATACAGCAGGTGTTGCTAAGAGAAGACAGGCTCGTTCTAAATACGGTGCTAAGAGACCGAAAGACGCTAAGAAATAA